A stretch of Aureispira sp. CCB-E DNA encodes these proteins:
- a CDS encoding NUMOD4 domain-containing protein gives MGTEVKSFWNERWVKIQCKAPTKQKDYYFSDYGRIKSVDKLTEKETLLKGSITIQGYRQVNMKLQDNLRQGFYIHKLVAQEFCVRKSEEAKFVVHLDRDNLNNHYENLKWLTQREMTDFQIENGVYKPENRKRPSHCKMNPDRVRLLKRRLKEGKTKKKILAKSFGITVEQLRKIEKGIDWKYVTLDDDE, from the coding sequence ATGGGAACAGAAGTTAAAAGCTTTTGGAACGAGCGTTGGGTTAAAATCCAATGCAAAGCTCCTACAAAGCAAAAAGATTACTATTTTTCTGATTATGGGCGCATCAAAAGCGTTGATAAATTAACAGAAAAAGAAACCTTGCTGAAAGGGTCAATTACCATACAAGGCTATCGCCAAGTAAATATGAAACTCCAAGATAATCTTAGGCAAGGTTTTTACATTCACAAATTAGTCGCTCAAGAATTTTGTGTGCGAAAAAGCGAAGAAGCTAAATTTGTTGTTCACTTGGACCGTGATAATCTCAACAATCATTACGAAAACTTGAAATGGTTAACACAACGAGAAATGACGGATTTTCAAATCGAGAACGGTGTTTACAAACCAGAAAATCGAAAACGCCCTTCTCATTGCAAAATGAATCCTGATCGTGTTCGATTGTTAAAAAGACGCTTAAAAGAAGGTAAAACAAAGAAAAAAATCTTAGCTAAGAGCTTTGGTATTACCGTAGAACAACTCCGCAAAATTGAAAAAGGTATCGATTGGAAATATGTTACCTTAGATGACGACGAATAA
- a CDS encoding potassium transporter TrkG gives MIDFGTISNVVGVLLISLGCFMLTALPFSWYFASGDALAILSAAGLTIVVGGLSWLYKFKTKENVGKREGYLIVVIGWLCMSLFSMFPYLFSGVFNTFSDAFFESVSGLTTTGASVLNDIEAVPYGILFWRSLTQWIGGMGIIVLMVAIFPLLGIGGVELFVAEAPGSSLEKIHPRIKEIAKRLWYIYAGLTTLLTFILWALGMTFFDAINHALTTMATGGFSTKNASVAHFTSPAIQYTILIFMFLAGINYTVLYYGLVGKFKKVWGSDEFKTYIILVSILIVGVTSTIYCSTNYSFEQSFRDATFQIVSIITTTGFASADYTSWTPGLSLLFFFLLFVGACAGSTSGGIKLIRHLVFFKNSFLEFKRLLHPNAIIRTKIDGRIVPSTVMTHILVFLLLYLMLFFFGSLVMVIILNDFDRPLLSAISSVATSLGNVGPALADLSPVDNFAAVPASGKCFLTFLMLLGRLELFTILVIFTPYFWKAN, from the coding sequence ATGATTGATTTCGGTACAATTTCAAATGTAGTTGGTGTTTTATTAATCAGCTTAGGCTGTTTTATGCTAACAGCGCTCCCCTTTTCTTGGTATTTTGCTAGTGGGGATGCTCTAGCCATATTGAGTGCAGCAGGACTGACCATTGTCGTTGGCGGTTTGTCTTGGTTGTATAAATTCAAAACAAAAGAAAATGTTGGCAAACGAGAAGGATATTTAATTGTTGTGATAGGATGGCTCTGTATGTCCTTATTCAGTATGTTCCCTTACTTGTTTAGTGGTGTATTTAATACCTTTAGCGATGCTTTTTTTGAGAGTGTTTCTGGGCTCACCACAACGGGAGCCTCTGTTCTGAACGATATTGAAGCGGTTCCTTATGGGATTCTATTTTGGCGGAGTTTAACCCAATGGATTGGCGGTATGGGAATTATTGTCTTGATGGTCGCTATTTTTCCTCTATTAGGCATTGGTGGCGTCGAGTTATTTGTAGCAGAAGCCCCAGGTAGTTCCTTAGAAAAAATACACCCTCGGATCAAAGAAATTGCCAAACGCCTGTGGTATATCTACGCAGGCTTAACAACACTACTTACTTTTATCTTATGGGCTTTGGGCATGACCTTCTTTGATGCTATCAATCATGCGCTGACAACAATGGCAACAGGAGGTTTTTCTACCAAAAATGCTAGCGTAGCGCACTTTACGAGTCCTGCCATACAGTATACTATTCTAATTTTTATGTTCCTCGCAGGAATCAATTATACGGTTCTGTATTATGGCTTGGTTGGAAAGTTCAAAAAGGTTTGGGGAAGCGATGAATTCAAGACCTATATTATTTTAGTTTCTATTCTTATTGTTGGAGTAACGTCTACTATTTATTGCTCCACCAACTATAGCTTTGAGCAATCGTTTCGAGATGCTACTTTCCAAATTGTTTCTATCATAACAACAACAGGTTTTGCCTCTGCAGATTATACCTCTTGGACACCAGGACTCAGTTTATTGTTTTTCTTTTTGTTGTTTGTTGGTGCTTGCGCAGGATCTACTAGTGGCGGAATAAAACTAATTCGACACCTAGTGTTTTTTAAGAATTCTTTTTTAGAATTCAAACGCTTACTCCATCCTAACGCCATTATTAGAACCAAAATAGATGGTCGAATTGTCCCCTCTACCGTGATGACACATATCTTGGTGTTTTTATTGCTTTACTTGATGTTGTTCTTCTTTGGTTCCTTAGTAATGGTGATCATTTTGAATGATTTTGACCGTCCTTTGTTGTCTGCCATTAGTTCGGTAGCGACATCCTTAGGAAACGTAGGACCAGCTTTGGCTGATTTAAGCCCTGTAGATAATTTTGCGGCGGTTCCTGCTTCTGGAAAATGCTTTTTGACGTTCTTAATGTTATTAGGTCGCTTAGAATTATTTACGATTCTAGTCATCTTCACACCTTATTTTTGGAAAGCCAATTAA